A window from Mus caroli chromosome 2, CAROLI_EIJ_v1.1, whole genome shotgun sequence encodes these proteins:
- the Myh7b gene encoding myosin-7B isoform X2, translating to MMDMSELGESACYLRQGYQEMMKVHTVPWDGKKRVWVPDEQDAYVEAEVKTEATGGKVTVETKDQKVLTVRETEMQPMNPPRFDLLEDMAMMTHLNEAAVLHNLRQRYARWMIYTYSGLFCVTINPYKWLPVYTAAVVAAYKGKRRSEAPPHIYAVADNAYNDMLRNRENQSMLITGESGAGKTVNTKRVIQYFAIVAALGDGPGKKAQFLATKTGGTLEDQIIEANPAMEAFGNAKTLRNDNSSRFGKFIRIHFGPTGKLASADIDSYLLEKSRVIFQLPGERGYHVYYQILSGKKPELQDMLLLSMNPYDYHFCSQGVTTVDNMDDGEELIATDHAMDILGFSVDEKCACYKIVGALLHFGNMKFKQKQREEQAEADGTESADKAAYLMGVSSGDLLKGLLHPRVRVGNEYVTKGQSVEQVVFAVGALAKATYDRLFRWLVSRINQTLDTKLPRQFFIGVLDIAGFEIFEFNSFEQLCINFTNEKLQQFFNQHMFVLEQEEYKREGIDWVFIDFGLDLQPCIDLIEKPLGILSILEEECMFPKASDASFRAKLYDNHSGKSPNFQQPRPDKKRKYQAHFEVVHYAGVVPYSIVGWLEKNKDPLNETVVPIFQKSQNRLLATLYENYAGSCSTEPPKSGVKEKRKKAASFQTVSQLHKENLNKLMTNLRATQPHFVRCIVPNENKTPGVMDSFLVLHQLRCNGVLEGIRICRQGFPNRLLYADFRQRYRILNPSAIPDDTFVDSRKATEKLLGSLDIDHTQYQFGHTKVFFKAGLLGILEELRDQRLAKVLTLLQARSRGRLMRLEYQRMLGGRDALFTIQWNIRAFNAVKNWSWMKLFFKMKPLLRSAQAEEELAALRAELRGLRGALATAEAKRQELEETQVSVTQEKNDLALQLQAEQDNLADAEERCHLLIKSKVQLEAKVKELSERLEDEEEVNADLAARRRKLEDECTELKKDIDDLELTLAKAEKEKQATENKVKNLTEEMAALDESVVRLTKEKKALQEAHQQALGDLQAEEDRVSALAKAKIRLEQQVEDLECSLEQEKKLRMDTERAKRKLEGDLKLTQETVTDTTQDKQQLEEKLKKKDSELSQLNLRVEDEQLVGVQLQKKIKELQARAEELEEELEAERAARARVEKQRAEAARELEELSERLEEAGGASAGQREGCRKREAELGRLRRELEEAVLRHEATVAALRRKQADSAAELSEQVDSLQRIRQKLEKEKSELRMEVDDLGASVETLARGKASAEKLCRTYEDQLSEAKIKVEELQRQLADASTQRGRLQTENGELGRLLEEKESMISQLSRGKTSAAQSLEELRRQLEEESKAKGALAHAVQALRHDCDLLREQHEEESEAQAELQRLLSKANAEVAQWRSKYEADAIQRTEELEEAKKKLALRLQEAEEGVEAANAKCSSLEKAKLRLQTESEDVTLELERATSAAAALDKKQRHLERALEERRRQEEEMQRELEAAQREARGLGTELFRLRHSHEEALEALETLKRENKNLQEEISDLTDQVSLSGKSIQELEKAKKALEGEKSELQAALEEAEGALELEETKTLRIQLELSQVKAEVDRKLAEKDEECTNLRRNHQRAVESLQASLDAETRARNEALRLKKKMEGDLNDLELQLGHATRQAMEAQAATRLLQAQLKEEQAGRDEEQRLAAELREQGQALERRAALLAAELEELRAALEQGERSRRLAEQELLEATERLNLLHSQNTGLLNQKKKLEVDLVQLSGEVEEAAQERREAEEKAKKAITDAAMMAEELKKEQDTSAHLERMKKTLEQTVRELQARLEEAEQAALRGGKKQVQKLEAKVRELEAELDAEQKKHAEALKGVRKHERRVKELVYQTEEDRKNLARMQDLVDKLQSKVKSYKRQFEEAEQQASTNLAKYRKAQHELDDAEERADMAETQANKLRARSRDALGPKHKE from the exons GTAAGAAACGGGTCTGGGTGCCTGATGAGCAGGATGCTTATGTGGAGGCTGAGGTCAAGACTGAAGCTACTGGAGGCAAAGTCACTGTGGAGACCAAAGACCAGAAG GTGCTGACAGTGCGTGAAACGGAGATGCAACCCATGAACCCACCCCGTTTCGACTTACTGGAGGACATGGCCATGATGACGCACCTCAACGAGGCTGCAGTGCTGCATAACCTGCGGCAGCGCTATGCTCGCTGGATGATCTAT acatactCGGGCCTCTTCTGTGTCACCATTAACCCATACAAATGGCTCCCGGTCTACACAGCTGCTGTGGTGGCTGCCTACAAGGGCAAGCGCCGCTCCGAGGCCCCACCTCATATATATGCAGTGGCAGATAATGCCTACAACGACATGCTCCGCA ACCGAGAGAATCAGTCCATGCTGATCAC CGGAGAGTCGGGGGCCGGTAAGACGGTTAACACCAAGCGGGTCATTCAGTACTTTGCCATCGTCGCTGCCCTGGGAGACGGGCCGGGCAAGAAGGCA cAATTTCTGGCGACCAAGACAGGG GGCACCCTTGAGGATCAAATCATCGAGGCTAACCCTGCCATGGAGGCTTTTGGCAACGCCAAAACTCTGAGGAACGACAACTCCTCCCGTTTT GGCAAGTTCATCCGCATCCACTTTGGTCCCACTGGGAAGCTGGCCTCTGCGGACATTGATAGCT ATCTCCTGGAGAAGTCTCGAGTGATCTTCCAGCTGCCCGGTGAGCGTGGTTACCATGTCTACTACCAGATCCTCTCAGGGAAGAAGCCGGAGCTGCAGG ACATGCTGCTCCTGTCCATGAATCCCTACGACTACCACTTCTGCAGCCAGGGGGTCACCACTGTGGACAACATGGATGACGGCGAGGAACTTATTGCCACTGAT CATGCAATGGATATCCTGGGCTTCAGCGTGGATGAGAAGTGTGCCTGCTATAAGATCGTGGGCGCTCTCCTGCACTTTGGCAACATGAAGTtcaaacagaagcagagagaggagcaggCTGAGGCAGACGGCACTGAGA GTGcggacaaggctgcctacttgaTGGGTGTCAGCAGTGGGGACCTCCTCAAAGGTCTCCTGCACCCCCGGGTTCGTGTGGGAAACGAGTATGTTACCAAGGGCCAGAGTGTGGAGCAG GTGGTATTTGCCGTGGGGGCCCTAGCCAAGGCTACCTACGACCGGTTGTTCCGATGGCTGGTTTCTCGAATCAATCAGACCCTGGACACAAAGCTCCCTCGACAGTTCTTTATCGGGGTCCTGGACATCGCTGGCTTTGAGATCTTTGAG TTTAACAGCTTCGAGCAGCTGTGCATCAACTTCACCAACGAGAAGCTGCAGCAGTTCTTCAACCAGCACATGTTCgtgctggagcaggaggagtACAAGCGGGAGGGCATCGACTGGGTCTTCATCGACTTCGGCCTTGACCTGCAGCCTTGCATCGACCTCATCGAGAAG CCTCTGGGCATCCTGTCCATCCTGGAGGAGGAATGTATGTTCCCCAAGGCTTCAGACGCAAGCTTCAGGGCCAAGCTCTATGACAATCACTCTGGGAAGTCACCTAATTTCCAGCAGCCTCGCCCAGACAAGAAACGCAAGTACCAGGCTCACTTCGAGGTGGTCCACTATGCAGGCGTG gtGCCTTATAGCATCGTGGGCTGGCTGGAGAAAAACAAGGATCCCCTCAATGAGACGGTGGTCCCCATCTTCCAAAAGTCACAGAATAGGCTCTTGGCCACCCTCTATGAGAACTATGCAGGTTCTTGCTCCA CCGAGCCCCCCAAGTCTGGGGTGAAAGAGAAGCGCAAGAAAGCAGCATCATTTCAGACTGTGTCTCAGCTTCACAAG GAGAACCTCAACAAGCTCATGACCAACCTGCGGGCCACACAGCCCCATTTCGTCCGCTGTATCGTCCCCAACGAGAACAAGACTCCAG GGGTCATGGATTCCTTCTTGGTGTTACACCAGCTACGCTGCAACGGGGTCTTGGAGGGAATCCGGATCTGCCGCCAAGGGTTCCCCAACCGACTGCTGTATGCTGACTTCAGGCAGCG GTACCGAATCCTGAACCCCAGTGCCATCCCAGACGACACCTTTGTGGACAGCAGAAAGGCCACAGAGAAGCTGCTGGGCTCCCTGGACATCGACCACACTCAGTATCAGTTTGGCCACACCAAG GTGTTCTTCAAGGCTGGGCTTCTAGGCATCCTGGAAGAGCTGCGGGACCAGCGTCTGGCTAAGGTGTTGACGCTGCTGCAGGCTCGGAGCCGGGGCCGCCTCATGCGGCTGGAGTACCAGCGCATGCTAGGGGGAAG GGATGCCCTGTTCACCATACAGTGGAACATCCGGGCCTTTAATGCCGTCAAGAACTGGTCCTGGATGAAGCTCTTCTTCAAGATGAAGCCACTGCTGCGCTCAGCACAGGCGGAGGAGGAGCTGGCGGCACTGCGGGCAGAGCTGCGGGGGCTGCGAGGGGCCCTGGCTACGGCTGAGGCCAAGCggcaggagctggaggagacTCAAGTCAGTGTCACTCAGGAGAAGAACGACCTGGCCCTGCAGCTGCAGGCG GAGCAGGACAACCTCGCGGATGCAGAGGAGCGCTGCCACTTGCTGATCAAGTCCAAGGTGCAGCTGGAGGCGAAGGTGAAGGAGCTGAGCGAGCGGCTGGAGGACGAGGAGGAAGTGAACGCGGACCTGGCCGCCCGCAGGCGCAAGCTGGAGGACGAGTGCACGGAGCTCAAGAAAGACATCGATGACCTGGAGCTGACGCTGGCCAAGGCCgaaaaagagaaacaagccaCGGAGAACAAG GTGAAGAACCTGACAGAAGAGATGGCGGCACTGGATGAATCCGTGGTCCGCCTGACTAAGGAGAAGAAGGCATTGCAGGAGGCTCACCAGCAGGCTCTGGGTGACCTGCAGGCTGAGGAGGACCGGGTGAGCGCACTGGCCAAGGCCAAGATCCGGTTGGAACAGCAAGTGGAGGAT CTGGAGTGCTCCCTGGAGCAAGAGAAGAAGCTGCGCATGGACACAGAACGCGCCAAGCGCAAACTTGAAGGAGACCTGAAGCTGACTCAGGAGACGGTGACAGACACCACACAAGATAAGCAGCAGTTGGAGGAGAAGTTGAAGAA GAAGGATTCGGAGCTGAGTCAGCTGAACCTGCGGGTGGAGGATGAGCAGCTCGTGGGGGTGCAGCTGCAGAAGAAGATCAAGGAGCTGCAG GCTAGGGCCgaagagctggaggaggagctggaggcgGAGCGAGCAGCCCGCGCCCGCGTGGAAAAGCAGCGAGCCGAGGCAGCGcgggagctggaggagctgagcgagaggctggaggaggctggTGGAGCTTCCGCGGGGCAGCGTGAGGGTTGCCGCAAGCGTGAGGCTGAGTTGGGCCGGCTGCGGCGGGAGCTGGAGGAGGCAGTTCTGAGGCACGAGGCCACTGTGGCTGCCCTGCGCCGCAAGCAGGCCGATAGTGCTGCAGAGCTGAGCGAGCAGGTGGACAGCCTGCAGCGCATCCgacagaaactggaaaaggaGAAGAGCGAGTTGCGCATGGAGGTGGACGATCTGGGCGCCAGCGTGGAAACTCTGGCCCGTGGCAAG gccagtgCGGAAAAGCTGTGTCGGACCTATGAGGACCAGCTAAGCGAGGCCAAAATCAAAGTGGAGGAGCTGCAGCGACAGCTGGCCGATGCCAGCACCCAGCGGGGGCGGTTACAAACGGAGAATG GGGAGCTGGGCCGCCTGCTGGAGGAGAAGGAATCCATGATCAGCCAGCTGAGCCGCGGGAAGACCTCAGCAGCGCAGAGTCTGGAGGAACTTCGGCGGCAGctggaggaagaaagcaag GCCAAGGGTGCGCTGGCTCATGCAGTGCAGGCCCTGCGGCACGACTGCGACCTCCTCCGAGAGCAGCACGAGGAAGAGTCTGAGGCTCAGGCTGAGCTGCAGCGACTGCTGTCCAAAGCCAACGCGGAGGTGGCCCAGTGGCGGAGCAAGTATGAAGCAGATGCCATCCAAAGGacggaggagctggaggaggccaA GAAGAAGCTGGCCCTGCGGctgcaggaggcagaagaaggcgtAGAGGCCGCAAATGCCAAATGCTCCTCACTGGAGAAGGCCAAGCTGCGGCTGCAGACAGAGTCGGAGGATGTGACCTTGGAGCTGGAGCGGGCCACCTCGGCCGCCGCTGCCCTGGATAAGAAGCAGCGGCACTTGGAGCGGGCGCTGGAGGAGCGGAGGCGGCAGGAGGAGGAGATGCAGCGGGAACTCGAGGCGGCACAGAGGGAGGCTCGAGGTCTGGGGACGGAGCTCTTTCGACTGCGACACAGCCACGAGGAGGCGCTTGAGGCTCTGGAGACACTCAAGCGGGAGAACAAGAATCTGCAGG AGGAGATCAGTGACCTTACAGACCAGGTCAGCCTCAGCGGGAAGAGCATCCAGGAACTGGAGAAGGCCAAGAAGGCGCTGGAAGGGGAGAAAAGTGAGCTGCAAGCCGCACTGGAGGAGGCTGAG GGGGCACTGGAGCTGGAAGAGACAAAGACTCTGCGGATCCAGCTGGAGTTGTCCCAGGTCAAGGCGGAAGTGGACCGGAAGCTGGCGGAGAAGGACGAGGAGTGTACTAACCTGAG GCGTAACCACCAGCGGGCTGTGGAATCCCTGCAGGCCTCCTTGGATGCAGAGACTAGGGCCCGCAATGAAGCACTGCGCCTcaagaagaagatggagggggACCTCAACGACCTGGAGCTACAGCTGGGTCACGCAACCCGTCAGGCCATGGAGGCACAGGCAGCCACGAGGCTGCTGCAGGCTCAACTCAAGGAGGAACAAGCAGGGCGTGATGAGGAGCAGAGGCTGGCTGCTGAGCTCCGTGAGCAGGGCCAAGCCCTCGAGCGCAGGGCTGCACTGCTGGCAGCTGAGCTAGAAGAGCTTCGGGCTGCCCTGGAACAGGGTGAGCGCAGCCGGAGGCTGGCTGAGCAGGAGCTGCTGGAGGCCACTGAGCGCCTCAACCTACTGCATTCGCAG AACACAGGCCTCCTGAACCAGAAAAAGAAGCTGGAGGTGGACTTGGTCCAGCTgagtggggaggtggaggaggctgCGCAGGAGAGGCGGGAAGCCGAGGAGAAGGCCAAAAAGGCCATCACTGAT GCAGCCATGATGGCTGAGGAGCTGAAAAAGGAGCAGGACACGAGTGCACACCTGGAACGGATGAAGAAGACCCTGGAACAGACCGTGCGGGAGCTGCAGGCACGCCTTGAGGAAGCAGAGCAGGCCGCACTCCGGGGTGGGAAGAAGCAAGTGCAGAAGCTGGAGGCTAAG GTGCGGGAGCTGGAAGCCGAGCTGGATGCAGAGCAGAAGAAGCACGCCGAGGCCCTCAAGGGGGTGCGCAAACACGAGCGCCGGGTTAAGGAGCTCGTGTACCAG ACTGAGGAGGACAGGAAGAACCTGGCTCGCATGCAGGACCTGGTGGACAAGCTGCAGAGCAAGGTCAAGAGCTACAAGCGTCAGTTTGAGGAGGCG GAGCAGCAGGCCAGTACCAACCTGGCTAAGTACCGCAAGGCCCAGCACGAGCTGGATGATGCCGAGGAACGGGCAGACATGGCAGAGACCCAGGCCAACAAGCTGCGGGCGAGGTCCAGGGATGCCCTGGGCCCCAAG CACAAAGAGTGA